Proteins found in one Luteimonas chenhongjianii genomic segment:
- a CDS encoding ExbD/TolR family protein — protein sequence MRIRDRRAEDNPELNLVPLIDVILVLIIFFVITTTFDTRSVLKLELPQATGERSDAQDGTLSLLINADGRYFVDDREALRTDVESLKRTIAEVAGDDRERTVLLRADARTPWQAVVTAYDALGQLGFKRIANATAPQTGAAPAAATQEE from the coding sequence ATGCGTATCCGCGACCGCCGGGCCGAGGACAATCCCGAACTGAACCTGGTCCCGTTGATCGACGTGATCCTGGTGCTGATCATCTTCTTCGTGATCACCACCACCTTCGACACGCGGTCGGTGCTCAAGCTGGAGCTGCCGCAGGCCACCGGCGAGCGCAGCGATGCCCAGGACGGGACGCTGAGCCTGCTGATCAATGCCGACGGCCGTTATTTCGTCGACGACCGCGAAGCGCTGCGCACGGACGTCGAATCGCTCAAGCGCACAATCGCCGAAGTCGCCGGCGACGATCGCGAACGCACCGTGCTGCTGCGCGCCGATGCGCGTACGCCCTGGCAGGCGGTCGTCACCGCCTACGATGCCCTGGGCCAGCTCGGCTTCAAGCGCATCGCCAATGCGACCGCGCCACAGACGGGGGCAGCGCCTGCCGCCGCCACGCAAGAGGAGTGA
- the lpxK gene encoding tetraacyldisaccharide 4'-kinase, giving the protein MKAPQYWFDGSRPPLHARALARVYGAASRMRRRLLRTRKVDRPVLVIGNLIAGGSGKTPLTIAVVERLRAAGWTPGVASRGYGRDDARNPRWVEPVTDPVLAGDEPVLIAARTGAKVRVDADRVAAAVALIRAGCDIVVCDDGLQHYRLQRDVEIEVIDGKRRYGNGLLIPAGPMREPAARSARCDFRVLNVGSAGDIEAAFGEWPMRLATGQALPLLGGRALPLSRFSGQRVHAVAGIGDPERFFDTLRSHGIAVVPHAFADHHRYTPEDLRFGSDLPVLMTEKDAVKCMRFAGERHFSVPVYGELPEAFWIALLDRLAKLR; this is encoded by the coding sequence ATGAAGGCACCGCAGTACTGGTTCGACGGCAGCCGCCCCCCGCTGCATGCGCGGGCGCTGGCCCGTGTGTACGGGGCGGCGTCACGCATGCGGCGCAGGTTGCTGCGCACGCGCAAGGTCGATCGGCCGGTGCTGGTGATCGGCAACCTGATCGCCGGCGGCAGCGGCAAGACACCGCTGACGATCGCCGTCGTGGAACGTTTGCGTGCGGCCGGCTGGACGCCGGGCGTCGCCAGTCGGGGCTATGGCCGCGACGATGCGCGCAACCCGCGCTGGGTGGAGCCGGTGACCGATCCGGTGCTGGCCGGCGACGAGCCGGTGCTGATCGCCGCGCGCACCGGTGCCAAGGTACGGGTGGACGCCGATCGCGTGGCCGCCGCCGTCGCCCTGATACGCGCCGGCTGCGACATCGTGGTCTGCGATGACGGGCTGCAGCACTACCGCCTGCAGCGCGACGTCGAGATCGAGGTCATCGACGGCAAGCGACGCTACGGAAATGGCCTGCTGATCCCCGCGGGCCCGATGCGCGAGCCCGCCGCGCGCAGTGCGCGCTGCGACTTCCGCGTGCTCAACGTCGGCAGTGCCGGCGATATCGAGGCCGCGTTCGGCGAGTGGCCGATGCGCCTCGCGACCGGGCAGGCATTGCCGCTGCTGGGTGGCCGCGCGCTGCCGCTGTCGCGTTTCTCCGGCCAGCGTGTGCATGCGGTCGCGGGGATCGGCGATCCCGAACGCTTCTTCGACACCCTGCGCAGCCATGGCATCGCCGTGGTCCCGCATGCGTTCGCCGACCATCATCGCTACACACCCGAGGACCTGCGCTTCGGCAGTGATCTGCCGGTGCTGATGACCGAGAAGGACGCGGTGAAATGCATGCGCTTCGCCGGCGAGCGCCACTTCAGCGTTCCGGTATACGGCGAATTGCCCGAGGCGTTCTGGATCGCGCTGCTGGACCGGCTGGCGAAGCTGCGCTGA
- the msbA gene encoding lipid A export permease/ATP-binding protein MsbA, producing MNTVVDEAQREAPTPGPARADRAWPVYRRLLKFATDYRGLLAVALAGMLIEAIAGGAFTKMMEPIIDETFVGENAGLNLWLPAAIIGLFVMRGIAGYLADYNMAKAGRGIARDLRVRVLGKYLRLPGMRFDAEPVPSMLVRLGSDSDQVSQAAVDAAKVMIQQSLQIIASLVVMLWTSWQVTLTILVIAPPLSWIMGKVARRYRRVSHNIQDSSALLLQAADQSLSNQQEVKIYGAQAAENARYRAVADAHMRLNLKVEATRAISSAVVQLMGSVGLALLIVIAGYEASQGRLTAGGFVALMIAMMAIIPALKQLTNVQNMLQRGVASAERLFEILDAEDERDTGSLPLGRARGEIEFRHVSARYPGQSEPALQDISFVAKPGTVTAIVGRSGSGKSTLIKLIPRFYMQVEGEILLDGHPIDDYRLADVRRQIALVGQQVMLFDDTVAANVAYGEMAGVSPEALDAAIRDANAMEFVEKLPRKLDSGIGSRGGRLSGGQRQRLAIARAMLKDAPILILDEATAALDTESERLVQDALEHLMPDRTTLVIAHRLSTIEHADQVLVLDHGRLVEQGTHQQLLAQDGLYARLHRMQFRESGDQAG from the coding sequence ATGAATACCGTCGTGGATGAGGCGCAGCGCGAAGCGCCGACCCCCGGCCCCGCGCGCGCCGACCGCGCCTGGCCGGTCTATCGCAGGCTGCTGAAGTTCGCCACCGATTACCGGGGGCTGCTGGCGGTCGCGCTGGCCGGGATGCTGATCGAGGCCATCGCCGGCGGCGCCTTCACCAAGATGATGGAACCCATCATCGACGAGACCTTCGTCGGCGAGAACGCAGGCCTGAACCTGTGGCTGCCGGCGGCGATCATCGGCCTGTTCGTGATGCGCGGCATCGCGGGTTATCTCGCCGACTACAACATGGCCAAGGCCGGCCGCGGCATCGCCCGCGACCTGCGCGTGCGCGTACTGGGCAAGTATCTGCGCCTGCCGGGCATGCGCTTCGATGCCGAGCCGGTGCCGTCGATGCTGGTGCGGCTGGGTTCGGATTCCGACCAGGTTTCGCAGGCAGCGGTCGATGCAGCCAAGGTGATGATCCAGCAGTCGCTGCAGATCATCGCCTCGCTCGTGGTGATGCTGTGGACCAGCTGGCAGGTGACGCTGACGATCCTCGTGATCGCACCGCCGCTGTCGTGGATCATGGGCAAGGTCGCGCGTCGCTACCGCCGCGTCAGCCACAACATCCAGGACAGCTCGGCGCTGCTGCTGCAGGCGGCCGACCAGTCGCTGAGCAACCAGCAGGAAGTGAAGATCTACGGCGCGCAGGCGGCCGAGAACGCGCGCTATCGCGCAGTCGCCGACGCCCACATGCGCCTCAACCTCAAGGTCGAGGCGACGCGCGCGATCTCGTCGGCCGTGGTGCAGCTGATGGGCTCGGTGGGCCTGGCGCTGCTGATCGTCATTGCCGGTTACGAAGCCTCGCAGGGGCGCCTGACCGCCGGCGGCTTCGTCGCGCTGATGATCGCCATGATGGCGATCATTCCCGCGCTCAAGCAGCTGACCAACGTGCAGAACATGCTGCAGCGGGGCGTGGCCTCGGCCGAGCGACTGTTCGAGATCCTCGATGCCGAAGACGAGCGCGACACCGGCAGCCTGCCGCTGGGCCGGGCCCGCGGCGAGATCGAGTTCCGCCACGTGAGCGCGCGCTATCCCGGCCAGTCGGAACCGGCGCTGCAGGACATCAGTTTCGTGGCGAAACCCGGCACGGTGACCGCGATCGTCGGTCGCTCCGGCAGCGGCAAGTCCACGTTGATCAAGCTGATCCCGCGCTTCTACATGCAGGTCGAGGGCGAGATCCTCCTCGACGGCCATCCGATCGACGACTACCGGCTGGCGGACGTGCGGCGCCAGATCGCGCTGGTCGGGCAGCAGGTGATGCTGTTCGACGACACCGTGGCCGCCAATGTGGCCTACGGGGAGATGGCGGGCGTCTCGCCCGAGGCGCTCGATGCGGCGATCCGCGATGCGAATGCGATGGAGTTCGTCGAGAAGCTGCCCAGGAAGCTCGACAGCGGCATCGGCAGCCGCGGCGGCCGCCTGTCGGGCGGCCAGCGCCAGCGTCTCGCCATCGCCCGGGCGATGCTCAAGGACGCGCCGATCCTGATCCTCGACGAGGCGACCGCGGCGCTGGACACGGAATCCGAGCGTCTGGTGCAGGATGCGCTCGAGCACCTCATGCCCGACCGCACCACGCTGGTCATCGCGCATCGGCTGTCGACGATCGAGCATGCCGACCAGGTGCTGGTCCTCGATCACGGTCGCCTCGTCGAGCAGGGCACGCACCAGCAACTGCTCGCGCAGGACGGCCTGTATGCCCGTCTGCACCGGATGCAGTTCCGCGAGAGCGGAGACCAGGCCGGATGA
- a CDS encoding MotA/TolQ/ExbB proton channel family protein, whose protein sequence is MLELVKAGGWPMLPLLLLSAVALAIIVERFWALRRKAVLPPGLGAEVRAWAARGTLDPAHIESLRGTSPLGALLAAALDVRNRPREEIRERVEDVGRHVAHRMERYLNALGTIAAAGPLLGLFGTVVGMIQMFLGVMDHGVGDVSQLAGGIGKALVCAAAGMVVAVPALMFHRHFRARIDGHIVQMEHEAIALMDVIDPRNRRGAQVQAPVQG, encoded by the coding sequence GTGCTCGAACTGGTGAAGGCCGGCGGCTGGCCGATGCTGCCGTTGCTGCTGCTGTCGGCCGTGGCGTTGGCGATCATTGTCGAGCGCTTCTGGGCCCTGCGCCGCAAGGCGGTGCTCCCGCCCGGGCTGGGCGCGGAAGTCCGCGCCTGGGCCGCACGCGGCACGCTCGATCCGGCGCACATCGAATCGCTGCGGGGCACTTCGCCGCTCGGTGCCCTGCTCGCCGCGGCGCTCGACGTGCGCAACCGGCCCCGCGAGGAAATCCGCGAGCGTGTCGAGGATGTCGGCCGCCATGTGGCACATCGCATGGAACGCTATCTCAATGCCCTTGGCACCATTGCCGCCGCAGGGCCGCTGCTGGGCCTGTTCGGCACGGTGGTCGGCATGATCCAGATGTTCCTGGGGGTGATGGACCACGGCGTCGGCGATGTCAGCCAACTGGCCGGCGGCATCGGCAAGGCGCTGGTGTGCGCTGCTGCGGGCATGGTCGTCGCGGTGCCGGCGTTGATGTTCCACCGCCACTTCCGCGCCCGCATCGACGGCCACATCGTGCAGATGGAGCACGAGGCGATCGCGCTGATGGATGTCATCGATCCGCGCAACCGCCGCGGCGCGCAGGTGCAGGCACCGGTGCAGGGCTGA